One part of the Vibrio palustris genome encodes these proteins:
- a CDS encoding efflux transporter outer membrane subunit, translated as MIKPIIHMTTVAMCVSFMVGCVNRSEFKAPQTDVPAQWQHNKAIDSKRAITSQWWTQLHDPKLNQLIKRTLNTNNDLILAALTLKKARLNAGIDERALYPDVNSTTSAQRSKALDNGNSSTASYSTNLSLNYEIDLWSKLSRQSDASSWAAMASQEDLEATAQSLVSTTAQLYWQVNYLHQRLELSKENIASAKSTLKLANSQYSHGAVSRLNVLEAKRNLAGLEATHSSFVQQFLEARNALAVLFNQAPKAMSLPLKPLPTGELPKIHAGIPAQLLKRRPDVKSALYQLKSALASKDATDGAFFPQLSLTGAIGGTSEQLSNLLSNPIGTLGANLTLPFLNWNQMQLTRDISDVNYQTAVVNYRQTLYSAFEDVNNALSARINLRIQQDKLQQQFNNASEAESIYLSQYENGAISITDLLDAQENARNAKAALLENRYNQLVNLATVYQSLGGKDVLTDAEPLLSGENTSS; from the coding sequence ATGATAAAACCGATAATTCATATGACCACGGTGGCAATGTGCGTTTCATTTATGGTGGGATGTGTCAACCGTTCAGAGTTTAAGGCTCCACAAACGGATGTCCCAGCCCAGTGGCAACATAATAAAGCAATCGATAGTAAACGGGCCATTACCAGCCAGTGGTGGACTCAATTACACGATCCTAAGCTGAATCAATTAATTAAGCGTACACTCAACACCAATAACGATTTAATTCTTGCTGCACTCACGCTCAAAAAAGCCCGTTTGAATGCAGGCATTGATGAAAGAGCACTTTATCCAGATGTTAATTCTACAACGTCCGCTCAACGCTCTAAAGCACTCGACAACGGCAATAGCAGTACAGCAAGCTATTCAACCAATCTTAGCTTAAATTATGAAATCGACTTATGGAGCAAGCTGTCTCGGCAAAGTGATGCCAGCTCATGGGCCGCGATGGCTAGCCAAGAAGATTTAGAAGCGACCGCACAAAGCTTAGTATCAACAACTGCCCAACTTTATTGGCAAGTTAATTATCTCCACCAGCGCTTAGAGCTGAGCAAAGAAAATATCGCGTCAGCAAAGTCCACTTTGAAGCTGGCAAACAGCCAATATTCTCATGGTGCGGTGTCACGATTAAATGTGCTTGAAGCAAAACGCAATTTAGCGGGTTTAGAAGCGACTCACAGCAGTTTTGTGCAGCAGTTTTTAGAAGCTCGCAATGCGTTGGCAGTCTTATTTAATCAAGCGCCTAAAGCGATGTCATTACCACTCAAACCGTTACCAACCGGCGAATTACCGAAGATCCATGCCGGTATTCCAGCGCAACTACTCAAACGTCGCCCTGATGTTAAATCCGCTTTGTATCAATTAAAATCCGCTTTAGCCTCAAAAGATGCTACCGATGGTGCATTTTTCCCACAACTGAGTTTAACCGGTGCTATTGGTGGGACATCTGAGCAATTGAGTAACTTGCTGTCTAACCCTATTGGTACGCTGGGGGCCAACCTCACTCTGCCATTTTTAAATTGGAATCAAATGCAGTTGACCCGTGATATATCAGATGTGAATTATCAAACCGCAGTTGTCAATTATCGCCAAACGCTCTATTCCGCGTTCGAAGATGTGAATAATGCCCTATCCGCACGGATTAATTTGCGTATCCAACAAGATAAGCTGCAACAACAGTTCAATAATGCCTCAGAAGCCGAATCCATTTATCTTAGTCAATATGAAAACGGAGCAATCAGCATTACTGACTTGTTAGATGCACAAGAAAATGCCCGTAATGCCAAAGCCGCATTACTAGAAAATCGCTATAACCAATTAGTCAATTTAGCGACGGTTTATCAGAGCTTAGGCGGGAAAGATGTTCTCACCGACGCAGAGCCACTGCTTTCCGGCGAAAACACATCATCTTAA
- a CDS encoding MacB family efflux pump subunit has translation MSTPLLEVRHVSRSFSAGDESLTVLNDINLTINRGEMVAIVGSSGSGKSTLMNTLGCLDQPTKGQYLVNGQDTSHMESDELARLRREYFGFIFQRYHLLGDLNALGNVEMPAVYAGIERKAREERAAALLSRLGLHDRLDHKPNQLSGGQQQRVSVARALMNGGDVILADEPTGALDSKSGQEMMQLLRELHQQGHTIVLVTHDMAVAEFADRIIEIKDGEIISDTVTEKSSSPTIASDPVISTTQPPDDAPPSTRSFRFAGQFVDALIESFKMALIAMSNHKLRTFLTMLGIIIGIASVVSVVALGRGSQEAILANFKSMGTNTISIYPGKGFGDRKSGRIRTLNYSDVEALKAAPYVDSATPQISTSAVVRYLDKNKTARLTGVNQDFFRVKGFSLASGQLFNAQSTRAIALEAVINDNTRKEIFPDTNAVGKVLIINNIPVRIIGVTEPTSSPFGNSEQLEIWVPYTTVNTRFLGSYYLSTIIIRIKDGTPMKSGEQAINSLMKMRHGVKDFFTFNFDTVRKNVEKSTQTMAILISAIAIISLIVGGIGVMNIMLVSVTERTKEIGVRMAVGARQADILRQFLIEAILVCLCGGAIGIGLAFGIGAVFDAVVKGNIQMVYSTASIVYAFVCSTLIGIVFGFLPARNAAKLNPIDALSRE, from the coding sequence ATGTCAACACCTTTACTTGAAGTTCGTCATGTCTCTCGCTCTTTTAGCGCCGGCGACGAATCATTAACGGTACTCAATGACATCAATTTAACGATTAATCGGGGCGAAATGGTCGCCATTGTTGGCTCCTCGGGTTCCGGTAAATCAACGTTAATGAATACGCTAGGCTGTCTTGATCAGCCGACCAAAGGTCAGTATCTGGTCAATGGACAAGATACTTCACATATGGAATCGGATGAACTAGCTAGATTAAGACGTGAGTATTTCGGGTTTATTTTCCAACGCTATCACTTGTTAGGAGATTTGAACGCCCTTGGTAACGTTGAGATGCCCGCCGTGTATGCCGGCATAGAACGGAAAGCCCGCGAAGAGCGTGCGGCGGCTTTGCTTTCTCGGCTCGGCCTGCACGATAGACTGGATCACAAACCGAATCAGCTCAGTGGTGGGCAGCAGCAACGCGTTTCTGTCGCACGCGCGTTGATGAATGGTGGTGATGTTATTCTTGCCGATGAGCCGACCGGCGCGCTTGATAGTAAAAGCGGACAAGAGATGATGCAATTGTTGCGCGAGTTGCATCAGCAAGGTCACACAATCGTCTTGGTCACTCACGATATGGCAGTCGCCGAGTTTGCCGACCGAATTATAGAAATTAAAGATGGAGAAATAATAAGTGACACCGTCACTGAAAAATCATCTTCTCCAACCATAGCATCAGATCCTGTCATCTCGACCACACAACCGCCTGACGATGCCCCGCCCTCAACACGGAGCTTTCGTTTCGCGGGTCAGTTTGTCGATGCATTAATTGAGTCATTCAAAATGGCTCTCATTGCCATGTCCAACCATAAGTTACGCACGTTTCTGACCATGCTCGGCATTATTATTGGTATTGCCTCTGTCGTATCGGTAGTGGCATTGGGGCGAGGCTCACAAGAAGCGATTTTAGCTAACTTCAAATCCATGGGGACGAATACGATTAGCATCTATCCAGGGAAGGGATTTGGCGATCGAAAATCAGGCCGCATACGAACACTTAATTACAGTGATGTCGAAGCGTTAAAAGCGGCGCCTTATGTCGATAGTGCCACTCCGCAAATCTCTACATCTGCAGTCGTGCGTTATTTGGATAAAAATAAAACCGCCCGCCTCACTGGCGTTAATCAAGATTTTTTCCGTGTGAAAGGCTTCAGCTTAGCCAGTGGGCAGTTATTCAATGCACAAAGTACCCGCGCCATTGCATTAGAAGCCGTCATTAACGACAACACGAGAAAAGAGATCTTTCCTGACACCAATGCGGTTGGCAAAGTGCTGATCATCAATAATATTCCAGTGCGAATCATTGGCGTTACGGAGCCAACCAGTAGTCCATTTGGCAATAGTGAACAGCTCGAAATTTGGGTTCCTTATACTACGGTTAATACGCGATTTTTAGGCAGTTATTATTTAAGCACCATCATTATCCGCATTAAAGATGGCACGCCAATGAAGTCTGGCGAGCAAGCGATTAACTCACTCATGAAGATGCGTCATGGCGTGAAAGACTTCTTTACGTTTAACTTTGATACCGTGCGTAAGAATGTTGAGAAATCGACGCAAACAATGGCTATTTTAATCTCTGCGATTGCTATTATCTCGCTCATTGTCGGCGGGATCGGTGTAATGAACATTATGCTGGTATCTGTCACAGAGCGAACCAAAGAAATTGGTGTGCGCATGGCCGTGGGCGCCCGACAAGCCGATATCTTACGCCAATTTCTTATCGAGGCCATTCTCGTGTGCCTGTGTGGTGGTGCGATTGGTATTGGCTTAGCCTTTGGAATTGGGGCGGTATTTGACGCTGTGGTCAAAGGCAATATCCAAATGGTTTACTCAACCGCTTCCATTGTCTATGCGTTTGTATGCTCTACCCTCATCGGGATCGTGTTTGGCTTTTTGCCAGCGCGTAATGCTGCGAAACTCAACCCAATTGATGCCTTATCTAGAGAGTAG